The window TATCGGCCGCCCTGGGCATGGTGGAGTGTGTCCTGGTGGAGTAGTTGGTCAATAAATCCAAGAAGTGCGCGCTGTGCAGCTGGCTAGCGAGCGGCTTTGCGAGACAGTCGCTGCTGGATCTTGTTGCTGCGCAGCTCCCGCAGTGCATCACTGGCCACCCAGCGGGCCGCGCGGGATTCCAGTTGCTGGATCTCCTCGGCTACAGCTACGGCTTTTCTGTTCAGTGATAGATTGCGCTTGCCGATCTGACGCAGGGCCCAGTTGACCGCTTTTTTAACAAAGTTGCGATCATCAATGGCCCCCTGCTTTATCCGTTTGAAAAAAGGGTCAAACTGCCGATCTGCTGCGCTTTTGTCATGCACTGCCGTGACAGCCATCAGCACAAAGCCGGCGCGTTTGACATATTCTTCGGGCCGCTGAGACCAGATCAGCGCCTTCCGGCGCGCAAAAGATGTTTTACTGAACAATCGATTGCAGCATTGATCACACAAATCCCAGGAATTAAAATCTTTGACCCAGCGCTCCAGCTGCGCTTCGGACACCTGTTGAGGATCGGCGACCATACAGGCCAGGATACGGGCTTCATGAATGGTGCTCGGCCACAATTGGCCGGCCAACTTATTATTGGTGCCGATTTTTCTGGCCAGCCCCAAAAGATTCGGGATCGAAATTCCCAGCGCCCGGTCGGATTTGATACCGAATTTTGCCATGCCGGCAACCGATTTCGTATCGCCCATCGATTTCAACTCAGCCATTACATCGTTCAGCTGCATAGCGCTCCGTGAAAGCCATCGATCGGACCAGGGACGCCGCCATCAAACAGCCGCTTCTAATTCGCCTCTTAAAAACTGTTTGAACCCTTTGAGTGTTCCCCGCCAGGCGGCATCCTCGCCAACCATAATGGCCACAACAACGTCCTTTTCAATACTGATTTCAACGACAATTTCCTCATCTCCGATTGTAAAAACCGCTTCGCCCCAGCGTTCGGCCGGCAGGCCGCTGGTTTCGCAATCATAATCCGTGCGCATTTCCCCAATCATTCGGATTTCCCCCATGATTGCCCTCCTTGGTGCTGTCAATAATTGCGCCGGTTGAGTCCGCCTCCGGCGGATTGAGCCCGTTACCGGTTGAGCCCGTTGCCCGTTGAGCCTGTAGAATAAAGAAATGCAAGTTTAGGTCTACAAAAGGTCATGTTTTTTTCTGAAAGGCGCTACGTTACCAAATCGATAGAAGTGTAGATCGTGGTCTGATATTTGGGATGATCGGCACCCTGACTTTTGGATTGAAATTAAGCGTTGCCCAAATCCCAAATATCAGGCCACCGGCTACTTGTTATTCGTAGCGCCTGGAAGAAAATGATATGACCGATTCATGCCATACCTGTTAATACCTGTATCGCCCTCTAAAACAAGCTGTGTAATTTCTGTTCTAACTCATCAAACTCGTCGCCCTTAAAGCAGTAGTGCATCTCTACAAAGCGCTGGCGAAAATCCGTCACTTCTTTTTTCACATCTTTGTTTTTCAGGATAACGTCTGCCATCAACTGGGCCAGCTGTTTGAAATCTTCGGCTGCCATGCCAAAGCGCGTCATTTCCTGCACGCCGGTGCGCAGTGAGCCGGATGCTGAAAAGCTTTCCTCGTCCGGTGCGGCCTGGTAGTTGAGAATGATGTTATTGTCTTCCAAGCGGCGGGCGATTTCAGGTCCACGGGCATAACCGACGTTGATGATGACCTGATGGGTTTCGGTATAGGAAATCGACGGATCGCCGGCAATATCCAGCCCGCATTCCTTTAAGGCCGAGGCAAATGCTTTGGCGTTGGTGACCACATTTTTCTGATATTCGTCTTTGAAGGCATTCATCTCATAGGCCGCCAGCAGCAGACCCAGTAAAGTGCCCAGG of the Desulfobacterales bacterium genome contains:
- a CDS encoding DNA alkylation repair protein; translation: MQLNDVMAELKSMGDTKSVAGMAKFGIKSDRALGISIPNLLGLARKIGTNNKLAGQLWPSTIHEARILACMVADPQQVSEAQLERWVKDFNSWDLCDQCCNRLFSKTSFARRKALIWSQRPEEYVKRAGFVLMAVTAVHDKSAADRQFDPFFKRIKQGAIDDRNFVKKAVNWALRQIGKRNLSLNRKAVAVAEEIQQLESRAARWVASDALRELRSNKIQQRLSRKAAR